The DNA sequence CTGTGTTCTTGTAGGTTGTGTCCTTCACCAGGGATGTAGGCAATAACCTCTTGGCCAGTGGATAGGCGTACCCAGGCTACGCGGCGAAGCGCGGAGTTAGGTTTTTTCGGCTTTTTTGTTTTAACCTGAACGCAGACACCACGTCTTTGTGGGCATTGTTTCAGAGCTGGAGACTTGCTGCGTCGTGTTTTTGCAACGCGAGGAGTTCTCACAAGTTGGTTGATTGTCGGCATTTGCGGCCTTCTCCTTAACATTAATTTAACTGCCAAAAGAGGCAGTCTGCCAAAATTATAAGGAGATAATTAGATTATTGCAATTAATTATCCATCAAAGA is a window from the Parachlamydiales bacterium genome containing:
- the rpsL gene encoding 30S ribosomal protein S12 is translated as MPTINQLVRTPRVAKTRRSKSPALKQCPQRRGVCVQVKTKKPKKPNSALRRVAWVRLSTGQEVIAYIPGEGHNLQEHSIVLVRGGRVKDLPGVRYHIVRGTLDCAAVKDRKQSRSKYGAKKPK